The Candidatus Desulfarcum epimagneticum genome contains a region encoding:
- the gatC gene encoding Aspartyl/glutamyl-tRNA(Asn/Gln) amidotransferase subunit C, producing the protein MKITEKEIVHVAELARLDLSGESMADFARQIGEILEYVDTLAKADTEGVAPTFHAVSLTNALRDDEKKAPADRDALLANAPEEDEGLFVAPKIIE; encoded by the coding sequence ATGAAAATAACCGAAAAAGAGATCGTCCATGTGGCGGAGTTGGCCCGGCTTGATCTTTCCGGGGAGTCCATGGCCGATTTCGCCCGCCAGATCGGGGAAATCCTGGAATACGTGGACACCCTGGCCAAAGCCGACACCGAAGGAGTGGCCCCGACCTTCCACGCCGTTTCTTTGACCAACGCTTTGCGGGACGACGAAAAAAAAGCGCCCGCGGACCGGGACGCGCTTCTGGCCAACGCGCCGGAAGAGGATGAGGGGCTTTTTGTGGCGCCGAAAATCATCGAGTGA
- a CDS encoding conserved hypothetical protein (Evidence 4 : Unknown function but conserved in other organisms): MAILKKKKQTTGGAGKKTGKKPPAKPRAKPRHTKPWAKPRNTKALAAYFRAFMARWLFVILASFWMFALGVFVGRGTAPFTDPAPDIGREVARAQKEAREKEYKALNIHRGGSAKKTDLTFYEDLKKSQKNVGKPLRPAVRRKKAPSVSSKPPPKPRKRFTVQVASMKNPEAAEKIAADLKRRGYSAYRTPGVVPGKGRYHRVRVGNFATRKKAGAAAKALSRKGFSAIVLMEKRD; this comes from the coding sequence GTGGCCATTTTGAAAAAAAAGAAACAGACAACCGGCGGCGCCGGAAAAAAAACAGGAAAAAAGCCCCCGGCAAAACCCCGGGCGAAACCCCGGCACACAAAACCCTGGGCCAAACCCCGGAACACAAAGGCCCTGGCCGCTTATTTCCGGGCGTTTATGGCCCGGTGGCTCTTTGTCATCCTGGCCTCATTCTGGATGTTTGCCTTAGGCGTCTTCGTGGGCCGGGGAACGGCCCCGTTCACGGACCCCGCCCCGGACATCGGGCGGGAAGTGGCCCGGGCCCAAAAAGAGGCCCGGGAAAAGGAATACAAAGCGCTCAATATCCACCGGGGGGGATCGGCCAAAAAAACCGATCTGACTTTTTACGAGGATCTGAAAAAATCGCAAAAAAACGTCGGGAAGCCTCTTCGGCCCGCCGTTCGGAGAAAGAAAGCCCCGTCGGTTTCCTCAAAACCCCCGCCCAAACCCCGGAAACGCTTCACCGTCCAGGTGGCATCCATGAAAAATCCCGAGGCCGCCGAAAAAATCGCGGCGGATTTGAAACGCCGGGGGTATTCGGCGTACCGGACCCCCGGCGTTGTTCCCGGGAAAGGCCGGTATCACCGGGTGCGGGTCGGGAATTTCGCCACCCGGAAAAAAGCCGGGGCCGCCGCGAAAGCGCTGTCCCGAAAAGGATTTTCGGCCATTGTGCTGATGGAGAAGAGAGATTGA
- the argS gene encoding Arginine--tRNA ligase, whose product MKNQLSEKIETAVKDAMERGELARADIPEIELETPKFEKQGDFSTNIAMKLASLCKRPPRDIAQRIQKGMDAPGGIIEKIEIAGPGFINFFMSPEAWHGVLRDIHEKDAAHGACDMGRGEKVQVEFVSANPTGPLHVGHGRGAALGDTLARILSFCGYEVQREYYINDSGRQIRTLGQSVFLRYRELFGQTADFPEDCYQGAYVRDLALQVKDIHQDKLLELDEKESIGICASFSADAILEGIRNDLERFGVTFDRWFSEKSLFDSERVFSLLNDLKKTGAVYEKDGALWFKTSDYGDEKDRVVIKKDGLTTYFASDIAYHHDKFSRGFHRVIDVWGADHHGYIPRMKAATEAVDKAGERFDVVLVRLVNLLRNQKPVAMSTRAGEFVTLKDVVDEVGADAARFIFLTRRHESPLDFDIDLAKKKTNENPVHYVQYVHARISSVAEKARNIGLSGGAPDPGALAALNAPEDLALIKAMSRYPETVRESAALMEPHRIAFFLTDLAGLFHSYYNRRRILTDDPGPSSARLYMALALKKVIRNGLGLLGVSAPEKM is encoded by the coding sequence ATGAAAAACCAACTGTCTGAAAAAATCGAAACAGCCGTCAAAGACGCCATGGAAAGGGGAGAACTCGCCCGGGCCGATATCCCTGAAATCGAGCTGGAGACCCCCAAATTTGAAAAACAGGGGGATTTCTCCACCAATATCGCCATGAAGCTGGCCTCACTGTGCAAACGCCCCCCCCGGGACATCGCTCAGCGCATCCAGAAAGGCATGGACGCCCCGGGCGGAATCATTGAAAAAATCGAGATCGCCGGGCCCGGCTTCATCAATTTCTTCATGTCCCCGGAGGCCTGGCATGGGGTTTTGCGTGACATCCACGAAAAGGACGCCGCCCACGGGGCCTGTGACATGGGCCGGGGCGAAAAAGTTCAGGTGGAGTTCGTCAGCGCGAACCCCACGGGCCCTCTCCATGTGGGGCACGGCCGGGGCGCCGCTTTGGGCGACACGTTGGCCCGCATTCTTTCCTTTTGCGGGTACGAGGTTCAGCGGGAGTACTACATCAACGACTCGGGACGCCAGATAAGGACCCTGGGCCAATCCGTTTTCCTCCGCTACCGCGAGCTTTTCGGCCAAACGGCGGACTTTCCCGAAGACTGCTACCAGGGCGCCTATGTGCGGGATCTGGCGCTTCAGGTCAAAGACATCCACCAGGACAAACTTTTGGAGCTTGACGAAAAGGAGTCCATCGGCATCTGCGCCTCCTTTTCCGCCGACGCCATCCTGGAGGGAATCCGAAACGACCTGGAGCGCTTCGGCGTGACCTTTGACCGCTGGTTCAGCGAAAAAAGTCTGTTTGACTCAGAGCGGGTCTTTTCCCTTTTGAATGATCTCAAAAAAACCGGCGCCGTTTATGAAAAGGACGGGGCGCTGTGGTTCAAGACATCGGATTACGGCGACGAAAAAGACCGGGTGGTGATCAAAAAAGACGGTCTGACCACCTATTTCGCCTCGGACATCGCCTACCACCACGACAAGTTTTCCCGGGGGTTTCACCGGGTCATCGATGTGTGGGGCGCCGACCACCACGGCTACATTCCCCGGATGAAGGCGGCGACGGAGGCGGTGGACAAAGCCGGGGAGCGCTTTGACGTGGTCCTGGTTCGCCTGGTCAATCTTTTGCGAAACCAAAAACCTGTGGCCATGTCCACCCGGGCCGGGGAATTCGTCACCCTCAAGGACGTGGTGGACGAGGTGGGCGCCGACGCGGCCCGGTTTATCTTTCTGACCCGGCGCCATGAAAGCCCCCTGGATTTCGACATTGATCTGGCCAAAAAAAAGACCAACGAAAACCCGGTGCACTATGTTCAGTACGTCCACGCCCGCATATCCAGCGTGGCTGAAAAGGCCCGAAATATCGGCCTTTCCGGCGGCGCGCCGGACCCCGGGGCGCTGGCGGCCTTAAACGCGCCCGAGGACCTGGCCCTGATCAAGGCCATGTCCCGGTATCCGGAGACCGTCCGGGAAAGCGCGGCTTTGATGGAGCCCCACCGGATCGCCTTTTTTTTAACGGACCTGGCCGGGCTGTTTCATTCCTATTACAACCGCCGGCGTATATTGACCGACGACCCCGGCCCGTCCTCGGCCCGCCTTTACATGGCCCTGGCGCTGAAAAAAGTGATCCGAAACGGCCTTGGGCTCCTGGGGGTCTCGGCGCCTGAAAAAATGTGA
- a CDS encoding conserved hypothetical protein (Evidence 4 : Unknown function but conserved in other organisms), which yields MFIPFFYIMKNAGIPVSPTSFLTLQRALARGLIRSLDSFYTASRAILVKSERYFDMFDQIFAHYFHDADLPDFEDLNLDQMARSMLEEWLKDPQTIAEALGMDPEEAAKMTPEELIEYFKKRLKDQDGRHDGGSKWIGTGGTSPVGHSGNHPGGMRVGGMSRNKSAVKVAMDRRYKDYSHSGPLTQAMMGEALKRLRNMIPHGPRDMVNIDETIYKTMKNAGEIEIVFDRSLKDLLKIVIAIDNGGWSMDPYIAMVQTLFDYSRAQFKELKTFFFHNTIYDTLWEDPARYKKPKSVNEFARFDPETRLILVGDASMAPYELMATDGSIHLEERSGKPSIERLRFMAETFPHCAWLNPVPERMWGYTRTIGEIGSIFPMFELSLDGLEGAVESLMAK from the coding sequence ATGTTTATCCCGTTCTTCTACATCATGAAAAACGCGGGCATCCCGGTGTCGCCCACCTCGTTTCTGACCCTCCAAAGGGCGCTGGCCCGGGGGCTCATCCGGTCCCTGGACAGCTTTTACACGGCCTCCCGGGCCATTCTGGTCAAAAGCGAGCGCTATTTCGACATGTTCGACCAGATATTCGCCCATTATTTCCACGACGCCGACCTGCCGGATTTTGAAGACCTCAACCTGGACCAGATGGCCCGGTCCATGCTGGAAGAGTGGCTCAAAGACCCCCAGACCATCGCCGAGGCCCTGGGCATGGACCCGGAGGAGGCCGCCAAAATGACGCCTGAAGAACTCATCGAGTACTTCAAAAAGCGTCTCAAAGACCAGGACGGGCGCCACGACGGGGGGAGCAAGTGGATCGGAACCGGCGGGACCTCGCCTGTGGGCCATTCAGGGAATCACCCCGGGGGCATGCGGGTGGGGGGCATGTCCCGGAACAAATCGGCGGTGAAGGTGGCCATGGACCGGCGCTACAAAGACTACTCCCATTCCGGCCCCCTGACCCAGGCCATGATGGGCGAGGCCTTAAAACGCCTGCGGAACATGATTCCCCACGGCCCCCGGGACATGGTGAACATCGACGAGACCATCTACAAAACCATGAAAAACGCCGGGGAAATCGAAATCGTCTTTGACAGAAGTTTAAAAGACCTTCTGAAAATCGTCATCGCCATCGACAACGGCGGATGGTCCATGGACCCCTACATCGCCATGGTGCAGACCCTTTTCGATTATTCCCGGGCCCAGTTCAAGGAGCTGAAAACCTTTTTTTTCCACAACACCATCTACGACACCCTGTGGGAGGACCCGGCCCGGTACAAAAAACCCAAATCCGTGAACGAATTCGCCCGGTTTGATCCCGAAACCCGGCTCATCCTGGTGGGCGACGCCAGCATGGCGCCCTACGAGCTGATGGCCACGGACGGCTCCATCCATCTGGAGGAAAGAAGCGGCAAACCCAGTATTGAGCGCCTGAGGTTTATGGCCGAGACCTTTCCCCACTGCGCCTGGCTCAACCCCGTCCCGGAAAGGATGTGGGGCTACACCCGGACCATCGGCGAGATCGGAAGCATTTTCCCCATGTTCGAGCTGTCCCTGGACGGCCTGGAAGGGGCGGTGGAAAGCCTCATGGCCAAATAA
- a CDS encoding ATP-binding protein — protein sequence MKKQEAPSFSGARRYVLDKELADIVNITMDLEMPLLLKGEPGTGKTMLAHAIAESLGMPLIVLNVKSSMKLIDALYQYDTLTRLNDSRFGDSSRDVSNIEDYIKMGKIGQAFTAGERTILLIDEIDKADTDFQDDMLDVLDQMEFDIIEIDKTVPAKIRPVIIITSNAKKDLSDPFLGRCNFHHIAFPDPKMMKKIIRVHFPNIDSDLEENAISTFYRLRELDSIEKRPATRELINWIRALAMDTDFKPKKLLKGETPFLGILFKKSRDYALASKASTRRRLY from the coding sequence ATGAAAAAGCAAGAAGCGCCCTCTTTTTCAGGAGCCCGGCGCTATGTTCTGGACAAGGAACTGGCCGACATCGTCAACATCACCATGGATCTGGAAATGCCCCTTTTGCTGAAAGGGGAGCCCGGAACGGGAAAAACCATGCTGGCCCACGCCATCGCCGAGAGCCTGGGCATGCCGCTGATTGTTTTGAACGTGAAATCCAGCATGAAACTCATCGACGCGCTGTACCAGTACGACACCCTGACAAGGCTCAATGACAGCCGGTTCGGGGACTCCAGCCGGGACGTGAGCAATATCGAGGATTACATCAAGATGGGAAAAATCGGCCAGGCGTTCACGGCCGGGGAAAGAACCATCCTGCTCATCGACGAAATCGACAAGGCGGACACGGATTTCCAGGACGACATGCTGGACGTGCTGGACCAGATGGAGTTTGACATCATTGAAATCGACAAAACAGTGCCCGCGAAAATCAGGCCGGTGATCATCATCACCTCCAACGCCAAGAAGGATTTGTCCGATCCCTTCCTGGGAAGGTGCAACTTTCACCACATCGCCTTTCCGGACCCCAAAATGATGAAAAAAATCATCCGGGTCCATTTTCCGAACATCGACTCCGACCTGGAGGAAAACGCCATCTCCACCTTTTACCGCCTCAGGGAGCTGGACTCCATTGAGAAACGCCCGGCCACCCGGGAGCTGATCAACTGGATCCGGGCGCTGGCCATGGACACGGATTTCAAACCCAAAAAACTTTTAAAGGGAGAGACGCCCTTTCTGGGCATCCTGTTCAAAAAAAGCCGGGACTACGCCCTGGCCTCCAAGGCCTCGACCCGGCGGAGACTGTATTAA
- a CDS encoding conserved hypothetical protein (Evidence 4 : Unknown function but conserved in other organisms) has translation MTPLFTGDGATALIGSMPLSDHAEALDHVFSHSPDIPSWVQLPRFSKEGMIPQFAPGLPGLLEKDGDFFVDSDSQGFSEALTAFYEDYLAVAEGGEFPENSRFALSPDSAEGFFLFLKRLSDPPQKPKAAKGQVTGPITLTTGIKDQTGRAIFYDPQLRDAAVKMLSMKAVWQTRRLLEASGGAPVIVFLDEPSLAGFGTSEHIAMSREETLECLKEVAGAVSAAGGIPGVHVCANTDWSIVLESGAVIVNFDAYAYFDRFVIYADSIKTFMESGGILAWGIVPTLRPEDIEKETARSLAESWMARAAQIEKTGLSRAAVLSGSLITPSCGTGSLEPAQALKVLELTRDVSKIIQNDYLD, from the coding sequence ATGACCCCTTTGTTCACAGGGGACGGGGCCACGGCCCTCATTGGAAGCATGCCCCTTTCGGACCACGCCGAGGCGCTGGACCATGTGTTTTCACATTCGCCGGACATCCCCTCGTGGGTTCAGCTTCCCCGGTTTTCAAAGGAAGGCATGATCCCCCAGTTCGCGCCCGGCCTTCCCGGTCTTTTGGAAAAAGACGGCGACTTCTTCGTTGATTCGGACTCACAGGGTTTCAGCGAGGCGCTGACGGCCTTTTATGAAGACTACCTGGCGGTCGCGGAGGGCGGCGAATTCCCGGAAAACTCCCGGTTCGCCCTGTCCCCGGATTCGGCCGAGGGGTTTTTTCTTTTTTTAAAACGCTTAAGCGACCCGCCCCAAAAGCCCAAGGCGGCCAAGGGCCAGGTGACCGGCCCCATCACCCTGACCACGGGGATCAAAGACCAGACCGGGCGGGCGATTTTTTACGACCCCCAGCTCCGGGACGCCGCCGTCAAGATGCTTTCCATGAAGGCCGTCTGGCAGACCCGGAGACTTCTGGAGGCGTCCGGCGGCGCGCCGGTCATTGTGTTTCTGGACGAGCCGTCCCTGGCCGGGTTCGGGACCTCCGAGCACATCGCCATGTCCCGGGAAGAGACCCTGGAATGCTTAAAAGAGGTCGCCGGGGCCGTGAGCGCCGCCGGGGGAATCCCCGGGGTCCATGTGTGCGCCAACACGGACTGGTCCATCGTTCTGGAATCGGGCGCCGTCATTGTGAATTTCGACGCCTACGCCTATTTTGACCGGTTTGTCATTTATGCGGATTCCATCAAAACCTTCATGGAATCGGGGGGAATCCTGGCATGGGGGATCGTGCCCACCCTGCGCCCCGAAGACATCGAAAAAGAGACCGCCCGGTCTTTGGCTGAAAGCTGGATGGCCCGGGCCGCCCAGATCGAAAAAACGGGTTTGAGCAGGGCCGCCGTGCTGTCCGGCTCCCTCATCACCCCCAGCTGCGGAACCGGATCCCTTGAGCCGGCCCAGGCCCTCAAGGTTCTTGAATTGACCCGGGACGTGTCAAAAATCATACAAAACGACTACCTGGACTGA
- the tatA gene encoding Sec-independent protein translocase protein TatA, with translation MFGIGMPELIILLVIILIIFGAGKLPEIGGGLGKAIRNFKGASVDDESKEPEKIEEDKKS, from the coding sequence ATGTTTGGAATCGGAATGCCGGAGCTGATTATTCTTCTGGTGATTATACTGATTATTTTCGGGGCCGGAAAACTCCCGGAGATCGGGGGCGGGTTGGGCAAGGCCATCCGGAATTTCAAAGGCGCCTCCGTGGACGATGAGAGTAAGGAGCCTGAAAAAATAGAAGAGGACAAAAAGTCCTGA
- the ssb gene encoding Single-stranded DNA-binding protein, translating into MAGVNKAIIVGNLGRDPEMRYTPDGLAVANFSVATSEEWKDKNTGEKRQKTEWHRIVAFGRLAEICGEYLAKGKKVYLEGRIQTRDWEDKEGVKRYTTEIVAGQMQMLDPKGSVDRSRSNAPMDVPDMPETTGAGRDFKEDDIPF; encoded by the coding sequence ATGGCCGGAGTCAACAAAGCGATTATCGTGGGAAATCTCGGGCGGGACCCCGAAATGCGCTACACGCCCGACGGACTGGCGGTGGCGAATTTCAGCGTGGCCACCAGCGAGGAATGGAAGGACAAAAACACGGGGGAAAAACGGCAGAAAACCGAATGGCACCGCATCGTGGCCTTCGGCAGGCTGGCCGAGATATGCGGCGAATACCTGGCCAAGGGCAAAAAGGTGTACCTTGAGGGCCGCATCCAGACCCGGGACTGGGAAGACAAAGAGGGCGTCAAACGCTACACCACGGAAATTGTGGCGGGCCAGATGCAGATGCTTGACCCCAAAGGCTCTGTGGACCGGTCCCGGTCAAACGCCCCCATGGATGTCCCGGACATGCCGGAAACCACGGGCGCGGGGCGGGATTTTAAGGAGGACGACATTCCTTTTTAG
- a CDS encoding conserved hypothetical protein (Evidence 4 : Unknown function but conserved in other organisms) yields MNQYIGAYLYRDVARLFPGVNENRFQMFARILAGISGNVINYSDVARSLGVSQPTARDYFRIADGTFLWRSVPAYTRNALKRVIKHPKGHFRDSGLLHSLLRIGEPDILAAHPAMGRSWEGMVIEEIIRGLNAAGAGFDYYYYRTGAGAEIDLIIEGEFGLIPIEIKYSQTLKPKQLRALKDFIREQNCRFGLVINNDEIPRLYDEQIGGVPFACL; encoded by the coding sequence ATGAATCAATATATCGGCGCCTATCTGTACCGGGATGTGGCGAGACTCTTCCCGGGCGTCAATGAAAACAGGTTCCAGATGTTCGCGCGGATATTGGCCGGCATTTCCGGAAACGTCATCAATTACTCGGACGTGGCGCGGTCGCTGGGGGTGTCCCAGCCCACGGCGCGGGATTATTTCAGAATCGCGGACGGAACTTTCCTGTGGCGGTCCGTGCCCGCCTACACGCGAAACGCCCTGAAACGCGTCATCAAACATCCAAAAGGTCACTTTCGCGACAGCGGTCTTCTCCACAGCCTGCTGCGCATAGGGGAGCCGGATATTCTGGCCGCCCATCCGGCGATGGGCCGATCCTGGGAAGGCATGGTCATTGAGGAAATCATCCGGGGGCTCAATGCGGCCGGCGCGGGATTTGACTATTATTATTACCGGACGGGCGCCGGGGCCGAAATCGACCTGATCATCGAGGGTGAATTCGGGCTGATTCCCATTGAAATCAAATACTCCCAGACCTTAAAACCCAAACAGCTGCGCGCGCTGAAAGATTTTATCCGGGAACAAAACTGTCGTTTCGGGCTCGTCATCAATAATGACGAAATTCCCCGTCTGTATGACGAACAAATCGGGGGCGTCCCCTTTGCCTGTCTTTGA